A genomic region of Marinobacter sp. NP-4(2019) contains the following coding sequences:
- a CDS encoding DUF4442 domain-containing protein, producing the protein MATTNKLAGIVGKINKLPTFARSRALTLFFGKVVPFTGTAGIRIEHLDAERCVISIANKRRVQNHIGGVHAVASLLLAESATGFLVGLNVPDDKVPVIKTAHAEYTRRAKGDMTVEAHLTPEQRERMRVDDKGETSVPVTIRDSENQEPIEIEMIWAWTPKRR; encoded by the coding sequence ATGGCCACCACCAACAAACTGGCCGGTATTGTCGGCAAGATCAACAAATTACCTACCTTTGCCCGGTCGCGGGCGCTGACCCTGTTTTTCGGTAAAGTGGTGCCATTCACCGGTACCGCCGGTATCCGCATCGAGCATCTGGACGCGGAACGCTGTGTGATCAGTATCGCCAATAAGCGTCGGGTGCAGAATCACATTGGTGGTGTTCACGCCGTGGCCTCCCTGCTGCTGGCGGAGTCCGCCACCGGCTTCTTGGTGGGCCTGAACGTACCGGACGACAAGGTGCCCGTGATCAAGACCGCCCATGCGGAGTACACCCGTCGCGCCAAGGGTGACATGACCGTGGAAGCTCACCTGACCCCGGAGCAACGGGAGCGGATGCGGGTGGACGACAAAGGGGAAACCTCCGTGCCGGTGACCATTCGTGACAGCGAAAACCAGGAGCCCATCGAGATCGAAATGATCTGGGCCTGGACGCCGAAACGCCGTTAA